AATTGATTTGATTTAAAACAGATTGAACCGAATTAAACAAATCGAACCGATTTGAACCGATGAACAGTGTCATCTTCTTCTACACAACTTTCTCTCTCCTCCAGTTTCTCTCTCTACTGCTCAAATTCCGTTCTCACTATTCCGACCACCTCCGGCCACGTTCTTGGTACCAAAAGATTCCTCTATCCGTCACGAACACGATGGTACCAATTAATGACTCTAACTCGCTCTAAATTTTCCGAATTCCCGAGTCAAAGTTTCGGTCAAATTTTATAAATCGTTCGAATTAGCCTAATTCCTTTTAACAACAAGTTCTTAAGGTTGTATAAAGGTTATATATGCCGGAAACGAAGTAAAACAACTAAAAGGAAGCTTCGAAAGTTTTACCTCAAATTCGACGTTTCACTCCGATCGTCGAGTTAAGCTCCAAGAATGGTACAGTTCGCTTTATACAACCTTAAGAACTTGTTGTTAAAAGGAATTAGGCTAATTCGAACGATTTATAAAATTTGACCGAAACTTTGACTCGGGAATTCGGAAAATTTAGAGCGAGTTAGAGTCATTAATTGGTACCATCGTGTTCGTGACGGATAGAGGAATCTTTTGGTACCAAAAACGTGGCCGGAGGTGGTCGGAATAGTGAGAACGGAATTTGAGCAGTAGAGAGAGAAACTGGAGGAGAGAGAAAGTTGTGTGGAAGAAGATGACACTGTTCATCAGTTCAAATCGGTTCGATTTGTTTAATTCGGTTCAATCTGTTTAAATCAAATcaattcgttttaaatctgttcgaTAAGTTTATGTGGAATTTTTAACACGTCATGTACACGTGTCGCTTTCTGATTGGCTAAAATTGACACGTAGGCAAAAACTTAACGATACTAACGGACCAGGGACTAAGTAGTTCAAAAGTTAACGTTTGAGGGACGATTTAGTTCATTTTATGTTTGGAGGGACGATGTAGTTTAACAATATTTGAAATAGGGACCAAATGGTTACTTTTGCCATTTAGATATTGCACAATTGTTATGGGATGGAAGAAATACAACTTATTACTGTATCGTATTTAATGATTGATGTTCGGCCACGCGCTTCTCCATttggtaaaaaaataaataaacatacGCTTTATTAAAAAAACTCTTCTGTAAAAGCCTAAAAGTAATTTTTTTCTCCGAGCAGCGCGAGACTGAAAGTGAAACTTATCGAAGGGAAAATGGCGTCGGAACCTCCGCCTTTTCAGGAAGCAGCTCGCTGTGACGTCTGTAAATGCAGCTTCAACACTTTCAAGCGTCGGGTTTGTTAATTAACTTTAATACTCTCTCTATCTTTAATTCGATTTCACCTGATATGATATTTCTCTAACTGTTCGCGATTCGATTGATCCAGTCATAGATGTGATTGATTCAATTATGCTTTTATTTGACTGAATCATCTATTTGGCTGTGTACCTTCTTGTTGATGATCGGTGCTCTTAACTGGAAATTTAGTGTCGTAATCGCGCCTAATCTAATATAGCTGATCATTCATAATCTAGTGTTACTTTTGCGATGCTTACCTGAATTTTGTTCCTTCAATTTTCAGCATCATTGTCGTTGTTGTGGGAGGACTTTATGCCACGAACACTCATCCGATCAAATGGTTTGTGTTTCACTTGTTTTCTGCAGTTTTGAAGTTGAATTTAACCGCAACTTATCATTTATTTATAGCTGATAACTTAAACTCCGGTGATGTATTGTGTTTTCGACAGGCTTTGCCACAATTTGGGATTCCCACTCCTGTCAGGGTTTGTGCAGACTGCTTTAATGACTCTTCCCGGTATGTCACTGCTAGATGTTGTTCATTAGATTCATTGAAATGTATTGACAACCACCTCTAGAAGCTGAGGTCTTTATTTTGACAATTGAATAACTTGGGTAGCAGTGCTGGCTGGAACCAGTGATTTAGCATCCCTGTCTGATTGGTTTATGTGCGTCTTGAGGCATCCCTCAGTCGTTCACTCTTGCTAGCTTCGATTACCATTTTCCTCCCTGCTTGGAGTCTTGGACTTAAGATGATTACCATTTTCCTCTGTTAGATAATTTTTATAGCAGCTCTTAAGCTTGGGTCTCATAGATGGATGTGGCTAGTGATGGCATTTCTAGTCTTTAGTCATTTGCTTAGGTGAAGTAGTTCCAGGGTCCCTCCTTTTCCCAGTATGCTAAAATTGGGACTGATGAACTACTGGTTAAATATTATTTTGCTGTATGAAAATTACGTAATCCTCTTACTAAAATGTTTCCAATTCTTCTCTTGATTTTGCTTTGGATATGTACTGCTCCCTGCTGACCCAAGGCCATAAAACCAAACTTACCTGGTGCCTGCTTAACGTGAAAAGTTATGGATTTACTTTTGGTGCAGGTCTGGACGAGATGATGCACATGCTTCATTTAATGAGGTCACTTCTGTAACAAATGCGGTCCATAGATTAGATGTTGGTTCAGATTCTAAAACGGAATCGGCCTTAGAGAATAAACCTGTATCAAGTGCTCCGGAATGCAAGTGTGGCATGCCTTTATGCATTTGTGAAGCTCCAGCTCCTTCCCCAGTGGCAGTTCCTGTGCAGGTAGAAATTTTACACAGCTTTTGACTAATGTCTGCATCATTCAAGAAACATCAGTAACTTTTTCTGTATTTGACAGTCAGAAACTACTTCAAGCCGTACAGTTCAAGCAAATCCGAAACCTAAGAAGGTAGATGCTGCTCCGAAGAATAGAGCTTCTACTTCAAGCAGCAAGCCTAGGTACATAATTTTGAGTTGTTGTTTCTTATTTTGTTAATGTACAGAGATGTTATGTTACCAACTTTTTTTAACACAGTCTTAGTGTCAGTTGAGAATGTTTACTGGCTCTGTCCATTGGTTGTTTCAACTTTCAACAGCTTAAGTAATTTGTTCATATCTGGTTGTCGCCTTCCCTGGAATTCTTTTCTTCACTTAGTGGCCTTTTTTCCTTGCTCTTTTGTAAATGAGTCTCGTTCTTCTTTGTGGCACTGAAGTTTTATTGCGTAAAACTGCAAAAGAAAATTCTGATTATAAGCTAATGGGAAGCCTAAAAAGGCTCTGTGTTGGACTTCGGATGAATGTGGAAAGGTACATCTAGGCTGAAGATCATGCGGCAAAGAACTCAGGGAATGTCCAAAGATTTTTCTCATCTAATGGAGGGAAAGTATTAGTAGCCTTGACTTGTACTTATAAGGGTAGAACTTAGTTGACTTGCATCGAGCTTATACACAGTAAAAAGCCATTTCGTGTGAAAATTCTCATTATGTAGTGAATAAGTTCCCTGTGCCACGGAAATTCTGCCTTTCTAACATCTTTCTGTCAAATTATGCGCCTTTGCAATATATCACATTCACAAGTCTTAATATGATTGTTCTAAATTCTCAGTTCGGTTTTCAATTTTGGTCAAGCGACAAATGGTACTGAGGGTAATTCTCAGATGGACTATGAAGTCAATGGGGAGGTATAAACTCTTGATAAAACTTTAGCACTTTTTTCATGACGTGAATGAAGTGATAATGTTAGCATTGTTGTACGATCAGGGTTTGAGAGAAGCTATAAAGAATGGCGACATTGTTGCAGTCAAAAAGCTTCTGAGTGAGGTATTTCCTCTTTTACTCTATTTTTGATGAAAAATTCCTCTTTTACTCGATCATTAAACCTGGAAATGGCGTTAATATGTTGTGACTTTAACAGGGCGTCGATGCGAATTACCATGACAAGCAAGGAATGTCCGTGCTTCATTTGGTACCTCTCTTTCTCCTCTCAAATGTCAAAATATTTCAATTTATAAGTCAGTAATGACAGGATTTTATAATTTCTATTTGTAGGCCGCTCTCTTTAATCGAACTGAGATAGCTTTCTCTCTTATGGAATGTGGAGCCAGCGTGGTGTACAAGAATGCTCAAGGTAAATCCTACTCCGAGTCGagatatatttattaattttaagtTCATCGATAAGGAAATGAGTTTGATTTATTTCAATTCTTTAGGGGAGACGCCACTGGATTGTGCACCAGCGACTCTCCAGTACAAGATGCGGCAAAAATTGGACGACGGCAGAAAAGTATAGAATCTAAATAGGACCACTGTACTGAAGAagacctatattctatcctgtttTTTTGCTTGTGAATGTATTATATAGTTTATATACTATTTTATCATTGGCTGCAAAACATGTTTGTTACTTATTCTCAAAAGAAATTTTCAATGCATGTCTGGAGTATTTTTCTATTTGACATTTCCCTACAGGCACCTTTACTTAAATTCTTTTCGTTTATTACTATTATACTCGACTGTCTGGGTTATTTACCGATTTTTTTATATTAACTTTGTTTTGATTACGTAATTCTTCTTTGTTGTGGATAAGTATTTTATAATTTTCCACACATAAAGATAAGATAGAACAGTAAGGATGCTGGTTCCTGATAAGGGTCATTCTCattcaacttttattattattgcttAATAATTTATCTGTGTATTGTTTTGTTTTTGCCGAAAGATCTTTTTGATAAGCtgccttaaattgtgcacgttaaATGTTGCAACAAAGGATTCAAGTCTCTCGGCTGTGGGATACAGTATCATGTGGTATGTTGATTTCTCTGGAGATAAAGGTATTCCATGATTTAATCATCTTCTTTTTAAATAGTTGAACATGAATCTGGTCATACTTGGATTTTGGTTCCTCCTATTGCCTACACTTTTTTAGGAACAGAACAGAACAGCTCACTCCTTGGAACTTTGATTACTAAACTTTAATTTGTGAGTTGTATTTTTCTCTTTATTCTTTCTTCAACTGCATTTCAGGTATTCAAGTTAAATTACTTAATTGATTAATAAAAAGGTGACGAAGGATCTGAATCACAATCCCATTGATTTCTTTTTTCATTTATTTGGAATTGAAATGAAATCTGCTGCAAAGAAGAAAAAATATCGTAAAAGGACCGACCCGAAAAAGGAAAAAGTAGTTAATGACGTCGGTTAGTGGAATCTGACAAGGATTGTGGTGGTGCGTAAATGAGGTCAGGTATCTTTCTTACTGTAAATAGTTGATGATGGAAGGATTCAATTGCTATTTAAAGTTGAGCAAAATGATTTTACTCGTCCACAATCTTTATTCAATTTGTAAATAATAATGACTTGATACTCTTTATCCACATGCTTTTCTTTTCTTTCTAAAAAGGGGAGTGAAGCATAGCTAATACGCCACCGTCCGTTTGACTGAGTTGTGAGTTACACGACGATCAAAGTGATTTGTGACCTTTTAACACTCAACAGGCCCTGCTTTGACGTAGTAT
Above is a genomic segment from Rutidosis leptorrhynchoides isolate AG116_Rl617_1_P2 unplaced genomic scaffold, CSIRO_AGI_Rlap_v1 contig422, whole genome shotgun sequence containing:
- the LOC139883581 gene encoding uncharacterized protein, producing the protein MASEPPPFQEAARCDVCKCSFNTFKRRHHCRCCGRTLCHEHSSDQMALPQFGIPTPVRVCADCFNDSSRSGRDDAHASFNEVTSVTNAVHRLDVGSDSKTESALENKPVSSAPECKCGMPLCICEAPAPSPVAVPVQSETTSSRTVQANPKPKKVDAAPKNRASTSSSKPSSVFNFGQATNGTEGNSQMDYEVNGEGLREAIKNGDIVAVKKLLSEGVDANYHDKQGMSVLHLAALFNRTEIAFSLMECGASVVYKNAQGETPLDCAPATLQYKMRQKLDDGRKIFLISCLKLCTLNVATKDSSLSAVGYSIMWYVDFSGDKGIP